In Devosia beringensis, a single window of DNA contains:
- a CDS encoding Hpt domain-containing protein: MTEPIPFDIRMAALRAHFTTRARREGDELKELATRMDADDEARSRIGHIAHGLAGAGAIFGMPQVSTRAAELEEAILAGAAPGDVASQSLALACMLSKLGFQPSA, from the coding sequence ATGACTGAGCCAATACCCTTCGACATCAGAATGGCAGCGCTGCGCGCCCATTTCACCACGCGTGCCCGTCGGGAAGGTGACGAACTGAAAGAGCTGGCGACCCGGATGGACGCTGACGACGAGGCCCGCAGCCGGATCGGCCATATTGCCCATGGCCTGGCTGGCGCCGGGGCTATCTTCGGCATGCCGCAGGTATCGACACGGGCCGCAGAGCTGGAAGAGGCGATACTCGCCGGGGCGGCACCGGGTGACGTCGCCAGCCAAAGCCTGGCGCTGGCCTGCATGCTGTCCAAGCTGGGCTTTCAGCCGTCAGCCTGA
- a CDS encoding acyl-CoA carboxylase subunit beta, whose product MQEIIAQLEAKRGEARLGGGQRRIDTQHGKGKLTARERLSVLLDPGSFEEYDMFVTHRATDFDMADTIIPGDGVVTGWGTIDGRLVYVFSQDFTVFGGSLSETHAKKICKIMDLAMQNGAPVIGLNDSGGARIQEGVASLGGYADVFWRNVQASGAVPQISVIMGPCAGGAVYSPAMTDFIYMVKDTSYMFVTGPDVVKTVTNESVTQEELGGASTHTKISSVADAAFDNDIETLAEVRRLYGFLPLMAGQKPPHRVTADPANRDDASLDTIIPASANQPYDMREVIEKIADEGDFLELQKDHAGNILIGFIRMDGHPVGVVANQPLVLAGCLDINASKKAARFIRFCDSFEIPILTLVDVPGFLPGVAQEYGGIIKHGAKLLFAYAEASVPLVTVITRKAYGGAYDVMASKHIKADVNYAWPSAEIAVMGAKGATEILYRSELGDKEKIAQRTADYEARFANPFVAAERGFIDDVIMPHGTRRRVIRALSTLRTKNVQGPMKKHGNIPL is encoded by the coding sequence ATGCAGGAAATCATTGCCCAACTGGAAGCCAAGCGCGGCGAGGCGCGGCTGGGCGGCGGCCAGCGCCGCATCGATACCCAGCACGGCAAGGGCAAACTGACGGCGCGCGAGCGGCTGAGCGTGCTGCTCGATCCGGGCAGTTTCGAAGAATACGACATGTTCGTCACCCATCGGGCGACCGATTTCGACATGGCCGACACCATCATTCCCGGCGACGGCGTGGTCACTGGCTGGGGCACGATCGACGGGCGCCTGGTCTATGTCTTCAGCCAGGACTTTACCGTCTTCGGCGGCTCGCTGAGCGAGACCCATGCCAAGAAGATCTGCAAGATCATGGACCTGGCCATGCAGAATGGCGCGCCGGTGATCGGCCTGAACGATAGCGGTGGTGCCCGCATCCAGGAGGGTGTGGCGAGCCTCGGCGGCTATGCCGACGTCTTCTGGCGCAATGTCCAGGCCTCGGGCGCCGTGCCGCAGATCTCGGTCATCATGGGCCCCTGCGCCGGCGGCGCCGTCTATTCGCCGGCCATGACCGACTTCATCTATATGGTCAAAGACACCAGCTACATGTTCGTCACCGGCCCCGATGTGGTCAAGACGGTGACCAATGAGAGCGTGACCCAGGAAGAGCTGGGCGGCGCGTCGACCCATACCAAGATTTCCTCGGTGGCCGATGCGGCCTTCGACAACGATATCGAGACCCTGGCCGAGGTGCGCCGGCTCTATGGATTTTTGCCGCTCATGGCGGGGCAGAAGCCGCCGCATCGGGTGACGGCGGACCCCGCCAATCGCGACGATGCCAGCCTCGACACCATCATCCCCGCCAGCGCCAACCAGCCCTATGACATGCGCGAGGTGATCGAAAAGATCGCCGACGAGGGCGATTTCCTGGAGCTGCAGAAGGACCATGCCGGCAATATATTGATCGGCTTCATCCGCATGGACGGCCACCCGGTGGGCGTCGTGGCCAACCAGCCGCTGGTGCTGGCCGGGTGCCTCGATATCAATGCCTCCAAGAAAGCCGCCCGCTTCATCCGCTTCTGCGACAGCTTTGAAATCCCCATCCTGACCCTGGTCGACGTGCCCGGCTTCCTGCCCGGCGTGGCCCAGGAATATGGCGGCATCATCAAGCATGGCGCCAAGCTGCTCTTCGCCTATGCCGAGGCCTCTGTGCCGCTGGTCACCGTCATCACGCGAAAGGCCTATGGCGGCGCCTATGACGTGATGGCCAGTAAGCACATCAAGGCCGACGTCAACTATGCCTGGCCCTCGGCCGAGATCGCCGTCATGGGCGCCAAAGGCGCCACCGAAATCCTCTATCGCTCCGAACTCGGCGACAAGGAAAAGATCGCCCAGCGCACGGCGGACTATGAAGCGCGCTTCGCCAACCCGTTCGTGGCGGCGGAGCGGGGCTTCATCGACGACGTGATCATGCCGCATGGCACGAGACGGCGGGTGATCCGGGCGCTGTCGACCCTGCGCACGAAAAACGTGCAGGGACCGATGAAGAAGCACGGGAATATCCCACTGTGA
- a CDS encoding response regulator transcription factor yields the protein MLGLTVENTMHTGDSAPTTIYLVDDHPLVIEALRALIGQAEDLAVIGATTSGRHAMCEIPMLLPDIVVADLGMPDVPGEEVIRWMRANHPDIAIIVLTARRNLAALRPLVDDGVLGIIGKTAVGSELLNCIRTVAAGEVFLEIEHTANEATPTSASVEALSKRELEVLQMVARGLSGKQIAAQLGIAAKTAETHKARGLAKLGLFSRSDIFQFAQNEGWLDNS from the coding sequence TTGCTTGGACTAACTGTCGAGAACACCATGCATACTGGCGACAGCGCACCGACGACAATTTACCTGGTGGATGACCATCCCCTGGTGATTGAAGCGTTGCGCGCGCTGATCGGACAGGCCGAGGATCTGGCGGTCATCGGCGCCACCACCTCCGGGCGGCATGCCATGTGTGAAATTCCCATGCTCCTTCCGGATATCGTGGTGGCCGACCTGGGCATGCCGGACGTGCCGGGCGAAGAGGTGATCCGCTGGATGCGGGCCAACCATCCCGACATTGCCATCATCGTGCTGACGGCGCGGCGCAATCTGGCGGCCCTGCGCCCCCTGGTGGATGACGGGGTCCTGGGCATTATCGGCAAGACGGCAGTGGGCAGCGAATTGCTCAACTGCATCCGCACCGTGGCGGCCGGCGAGGTGTTTCTCGAAATCGAGCACACTGCCAATGAGGCGACGCCCACCAGCGCGAGCGTCGAGGCGCTGAGCAAGCGCGAACTCGAAGTGCTGCAGATGGTGGCACGGGGACTGTCGGGCAAGCAGATTGCCGCCCAGCTCGGCATTGCCGCCAAGACCGCCGAGACTCACAAGGCGCGGGGCCTGGCCAAGCTCGGCCTGTTCAGCCGGTCCGACATCTTTCAGTTCGCTCAGAACGAGGGCTGGCTCGACAACAGCTGA
- a CDS encoding helix-turn-helix domain-containing protein produces MANRKVFAGARLRALRAQHKLTQGELAARLDISASYVNQIESNQRPLTASVMLALADGFNLDLTSLMTDGSDRLLADLREALADPVFGETMPNLQELKTVTANAPDVARAMLSLYETYRKTNERLASVDAELTRNPQAGLQTAYEEVRDFFHYADNYFDPLDRAAEALAAELGIFAPDRLSRLIAYCGEAHDLRVVLSAPARADLIKDYDRSTRTLAINARLEPATQFFQIAAHLAGIEQTTLLAQLLDAASFKTEEARSIARMGLANYFAGALHMPYGAFLKAAEAHRYDIEELAHLFGASLEQVAHRLSSMQRQREKGVPFFFARVDAAGTITKRHSATPLQFARFGGACPLWNVHRAFEAHGQIIRQLAETPDGNRYLCLAWSSEKRSGGFNGITRRYAYALGCEISHASRLVYGSDVDLARARFDPIGVACRICERRSCPQRSVPPLAVDIVVDADRRSIVPYQIG; encoded by the coding sequence ATGGCCAACCGCAAAGTCTTTGCCGGCGCCCGGTTGCGGGCGCTTCGGGCGCAACACAAGCTCACACAGGGCGAGCTGGCGGCGCGGCTCGATATCTCGGCCTCCTATGTCAACCAGATCGAATCCAACCAGCGCCCGCTGACCGCCTCGGTGATGCTGGCCTTGGCCGATGGCTTCAATCTCGATCTGACGAGTCTGATGACCGATGGCTCGGATCGCCTCTTGGCCGACCTGCGCGAGGCTTTGGCCGATCCGGTCTTCGGCGAGACCATGCCCAACCTGCAGGAACTCAAGACCGTCACCGCCAATGCCCCCGACGTGGCCCGGGCCATGCTCTCGCTCTACGAAACCTATCGCAAGACCAATGAGCGGCTGGCCAGCGTCGATGCCGAATTGACGCGCAATCCGCAGGCGGGGCTGCAGACCGCCTATGAGGAGGTGCGCGATTTCTTCCACTATGCCGACAATTATTTCGATCCGCTCGACCGCGCCGCCGAGGCTTTGGCCGCCGAGCTGGGCATTTTCGCGCCTGACCGGCTCAGCCGGCTGATCGCCTATTGCGGCGAAGCGCATGACCTGCGGGTGGTGCTGAGTGCCCCTGCCCGCGCCGACCTGATCAAGGACTATGACCGCTCGACCCGCACACTGGCCATCAATGCGCGGCTCGAACCGGCGACGCAGTTCTTCCAGATTGCCGCCCATCTGGCCGGCATCGAACAGACGACCCTTTTGGCGCAACTGCTCGACGCGGCCAGCTTCAAGACCGAGGAGGCGCGCTCGATTGCCCGCATGGGCCTGGCCAATTATTTCGCCGGCGCGCTGCACATGCCCTATGGCGCCTTTCTCAAGGCGGCCGAGGCCCATCGCTACGATATCGAGGAACTGGCCCATCTGTTCGGCGCCAGCCTCGAACAGGTGGCGCATCGCCTCTCCAGCATGCAGCGGCAGCGCGAAAAGGGGGTGCCGTTCTTTTTTGCCCGCGTCGACGCCGCCGGCACCATTACCAAGCGCCATTCAGCCACGCCGCTGCAGTTTGCCCGCTTTGGCGGCGCCTGTCCGCTGTGGAATGTGCACCGGGCCTTCGAGGCGCATGGCCAGATCATCCGGCAGCTGGCCGAGACGCCGGATGGCAACCGCTATCTGTGCCTGGCCTGGTCGAGCGAGAAGCGCAGCGGCGGCTTCAACGGGATTACCCGCCGCTATGCCTATGCTTTGGGCTGCGAAATCAGCCATGCCAGCCGGCTGGTCTATGGCAGCGATGTCGACCTGGCCCGGGCCCGTTTCGACCCCATTGGCGTCGCCTGCCGCATCTGCGAGCGGCGCAGCTGCCCCCAGCGTTCGGTGCCGCCGCTGGCGGTCGATATCGTCGTCGACGCCGACCGGCGCAGCATCGTGCCCTACCAGATCGGCTGA